In the Ignavibacteriales bacterium genome, AAATGCTGATGGAAAATATGGTCAACAAAGCAAAAACCGATGCCGCGCAATCTATCAAAGAGGTTCGTGATCAAGCAAAAATTGATGCTAAGAAAGAAGCACAGAGAATTACAATCCAAGCAATTCAAAGAACTGCAGTAGATCATTCAGTTGAATCAACTGTCTCAGTTGTGCAAATACAGAACGATGAAATGAAAGGCAGAATAATTGGCCGTGAAGGAAGAAACATCCGCGCATTTGAAGCCGCTACAGGAGTTGATGTAATTGTAGACGATACACCTGAAGCTGTAATCCTTTCTGCATTCGATCAATTTAGAAGAGAAGTAGCAAGAATTTCTCTCGAGAGATTGATTGCTGATGGAAGAATTCATCCGGCTCGTATCGAAGAAATTGTTGCTAAGGTTGAATTGGAATTAGATGAAGAAATTCAGAAAGAAGGAGAGAACACTTTAATTCAATTAGGTTTACACGGACTTCATATAGAACTTGTAAAACATATTGGTCGAATGAAATACCGTTCAAGCTACGGACAAAATCTTTTGCAGCATAGCATTGAAGTTGCATACTTAACCGGAATTATGGCAGCTGAACTTGGCTTCGATACAAATCTTGCACGCAGAGCAGGACTCCTTCACGATGTCGGTAAAACAATTGATAGAAATGTTGAAGGTCCGCATGCTTTGCTCGGTTATGATCTGGTAAAGAAATACAATGAGCATCCTATCGTTGTAAATGCTGTAGGAAGTCACCATGAAGATATTGAAATGGAACATCCGATTGCAGCTTTAGTCCAGGCAGCAGATGCAATAAGCGGTGCAAGACCGGGTGCAAGAAGAGAACCTCTTGAAAGTTACGTTAAGCGATTGGAAAATCTGGAAGCTATTGCAAAATCTTTCGAAGGAGTTGCAAAAACTTATGCTATTCAAGCGGGAAGAGAAGTGCGTGTTATCGTTGAACCCGATAAAGTGGATGACGTATTTTCAGATCGTCTTGCAGCAGATATTGCGCAGAAAATTCAGGAGGATATGGAATACCCGGGACAAATTAAAGTAACGGTAATTCGGGAAGTTCGAAAAATAGCTTACGCAAAATAAAATTATAACCTAAACCCGATTTATATCGGGTTTATTTTTTTTGAGTGTGATATGAAAAAGAAATTAAAAATTGCAATAACCGGTGGAATTGGTTCCGGAAAATCTTCTGTATCAAAAATAATTGAGTCATTCGGATTTCCAGTTATTAAAACAGATGATCTTGCTAAAGAATTGATGCTGAAGGATGAATCAATAAAAAAGAAAATTATTAAATCATTCGGCAAGGAATCATTCACAGAAAAAGGAATTAACACAAAATATCTTGCTGATAATGTTTTTATCAACAAAGAAAAAGTTGAAAAGATTAATTCCATAATTCATCCTCCAACAATCAGAAAGATTGAAGAGATTTCAAAAAAATTTTTTAAAAAACATAATTTAGTATTTGTTGAATCCGCTTTAGTTTATGAAGCTAAGATTCAGAAATTATTCGATTACGTAATTCTTATTTATGCTGAAGAAGAAATTAGAATTGCTCGTAAGATTGAAAATAATAGTATGAACAGACTTGATGTTGAAAAGCGAATGAGTTTTCAGATCCCCGATGAAAAGAAAACTGACCGGGCTCATTTTGTAATTGATAATAATTCAACATTCGATAAACTGGAAACCAGAACCAAGTTTGTTATTGAATTGATAAAAGCTGCAATTGTTTAATCGAATTAAAAAGTTGAAAACATCCTTCCTTGATTTATAACTCCTCTTGCTCTAATTTTACCCTCACATTTTTCAAAATAAGGTGCTTTGTGAAAGTAATTAATGATGCTCTTGTAGGTTTTGTAAAATTATTACCAAGATCAGTAGTTCATATCTTCGCTAAAAAGTATATTGCCGGTGAAACATTAGAAGACGCTGTGCGTGTAGTTAAAGGATTGAATGATAAAGGTATTTTAGCCACGATAGATGTTCTCGGAGAATCTGTAAACACAAAAAAAGAATCTGGACAAGCAATGAAAGAATGCTTGATGGTCCTCGATACTATCAATGAACACAAGCTCAATTCAAACTTATCTCTTAAACCAACTCAATTGGGATTGATCATTGATAAACAATTTTGTTTTGAACAGATCTCTGCAATATTAGAAAAGGCGAAAAGTTATAACAATTTTGTCCGCATTGATATGGAAGATTCATCAACAACTGATGCAACTTTGGAACTTCACAGCAAATTGAAGAAAAAATATTCCAATGTTGGTGTTGTTGTTCAATCTTACTTAAAGCGAACGTACAGTGATGTTAGAGAACAAAATAAGCTCGGAACAAATTACCGTATCTGTAAAGGTATTTATGTTGAGCCGGCTGAGATCGCATTCAAAGAACGCCAGCAGGTAAGAGATAATTTCTTAAAAACTCTTGAGAAAATTTTTGACGATGGAAATTATGTCGGCATTGCCACGCATGATGATTATTTGGTAAAAGGCGCTTACGAATTGATCAAGAAGAAAAATATTCCTAAGGACAAATACGAATTCCAAATGTTGTACGGCATTAATGAATATCTGCGCGATAAGATCAAAGCGGACGGACATAAAATTCGGATCTATGTTCCTTTCGGCGAACATTGGTACAAATACTCGATTAGAAGATTGCAAGAGAATCCGCAGCTTGCCTGGTATATAACAAAAAGTATTTTTTCTTTTAACTGATAAATGATGAATGTTTTAGGAATAGAAAGCTCGTGCGATGAAACTTCTGTTGCGGTAATTTCTGATGGTAAGCTCTTATCAAATTTAATTTCATCTCAAGATTTCCATAATATTTACGGTGGAGTTGTGCCTGAACTTTCGAGCAGAGCACATCTCCAAATTTTATTGCCGCTAGTAAAAAAATCTCTACAAGAATCCGGAATTTCTCTTAATCAAATTGATCTTGTTTGTGCAACAGCTGGACCGGGATTGATCGGTGCACTTCTCGTCGGTTTAACTTTTGCAAAAGGACTTTCATATTCATTGCAAAAACCATTTGTTCCGGTTAATCATATTGAAGGACATATCTTTTCCGGATTTTTAATGAAGGACAAACCAGCATTTCCATATTTGTGTCTTGTTGTTTCCGGCGGGCACACATTACTTCTTCTAGTGGAAAGCGACACACAGATAACTAAGCTCGGTTCTACAATTGATGATGCCGCCGGTGAAGCGTTTGATAAAATTTCAAAATTGTTGGGGCTTGGTTATCCAGGCGGACCTAAGATACAAGAAGTTGCAGAAGACAGGAAAACTGATTTTGCCGATTTCCCAATCGCACGATGTAAAAATGAATACGATTTTTCATTCAGCGGATTAAAAACCTCTGTATTACGATTCATTCAGAAAGAATATGGTGATGCTTCCAAGATTCCGGCTGCAGATATTCCTTTGATAGCGGCTTCTTTTCAATACTCTGCTGTAAGAGCACTATTAAATAATACTGAAAAAGCGTTGAATAAATTCAATGTGAGCTCAATTTCGCTTGTTGGCGGTGTAGCAGCTAATAAAATGCTTCATGACGAATTCCAAAAGTTAGCTTTGAAGTATAAAAAGAATCTGGTTATTCCTTCTCTTGAATTCTGCGGTGATAATGCCGCTATGATAGCTTACCGCGGTTTGAAACTTCATCAAGCCGGAATTAAGTACCGGTATGATTTTAATGCTTATCCTAGTTTAAGCGATTACTCGTTTATTAAGTAGCTGATTCAAGCCGGATAAATTCACACACCGCATAAGAAAAAAAATCTATATATTGGAATTGTTCTAATCAAAAAAACTGAATGACTAAACAGAAAATATCTGCAAAACGGTTTTTATCACGCACTCAATTTTATGTTGTTGCGCTTTTCTTTGTATTCATTCTTGCCGCTCTTCTCTTTACATTTTATTCTCCGAATTATTACGAACATGAATCACCTTACCGGATTGATATCAAGCGTGGTGAATCATTAACGAATGTGATTGATAGTTTGTACGAGCACAAGATTATTCCAAGTAAATTGAAGATGAAGATCATCTCTTTCGTTTACGGAGTTGAGAAAAAAGTGAAAGCGGGGAGATATGATATTCCAAACGGATTGAGCTACGTAAAACTTATTGAACTTTTGGTAAATGGTTCTCCGGCAGAACAAGTTTCTGTAACTTTACCGGAAGGAATTTGGCAAAGCGAGATTGCACAGATTCTTAGAGAAAAATTAAATATTGATTCTTCACGAGTTATCGGTTTAAGTACAAGCAGATCATTTATCAATTCGCTTGGTTTGAATACAAAAAGTTTGGAAGGATATCTGCTGCCTGAAACTTATTATTTTTATCCCAACAGTACTGCCGAAGAAATTTTACGGAAGTTAAAACTGCAGATGGATAAAGTTTTTACTCCGGAAATTGAAAAGCAGATGGCTGAATTAAAAATGACGAAGCATCAAATCTTAACACTTGCTTCGATAATTGACGGCGAATCGAATTTGGTCTCTGAGTTTAAAACAATATCCGGTGTTTATCACAACAGATTAAAAATCGGAATGGCGCTTCAAGCTGATCCGACCGTGCAGTATCTTATCCGCGAAAAACATAAAAATAAAATTCTTAAGAAAGATTTGTTAATTGATTCAAAGTTCAACACGTACAAATATACCGGACTTCCGCCCGCACCGATTAACAATCCCGGTAAAGATGCAATTATGGCGGCGCTCTATCCAGAAAAACATAACTATTTATTTTTTGTTGCGAATGGAGACGGAGGGCATACTTTTTCCAGGACAGTAGAAGAACACGAAAAAAATGTAATGAAGTATAGACAATGGCGAAAAACTCAAAATCAATAATTAAAATTCTTGCTGTAATATCTCTGATATTATTTGCAAGATGTGCAAACCAGCTTCCGCCGGGCGGCGGGGAAGTTGATGCTGTTCCTCCGAAGATTATTGAAGTCTATCCGGAGAACGGAACCATAAATTATCACGAAGATTATTTTGAAATTTCTTTCAGCAAATATGTTGATAAGCGTTCTGTTCAAGATGCAATTTTTATTTCTCCAGCTTTGCAGAAACCACTTAAATATAATTGGAGCGGAAAAACTCTTACAGTTTATTTCAACGATACACTTAAAGCAAATACAACTTATACAGTAAGCATCGGTACCGATGTGAAGGACGTGAACAACGGCAACAAGATGGCTGAATCTCTAACGTTTGCTTTCTCAACCGGAAATAAAATTGATAAAGGAAAGATCAAAGGAAAAATTTATGATACATCGCCTGAAGGCGTAATGATCTTTGCTTATCAAACGAATGGGAAAGAAGCCGATCCTACAAAACAAAAACCGGATTATGTTTCTCAAGCCGGGAAGAACGGAATTTATTCTTTGCTCGGTCTCAGAGATGGTGATTATTCCGTCTTTGCAATCCGCGATAAATTCCGCGATCTGCTCTATCAAAAAAATGAAGATGGTTTTGGCGTGCAGAATAAAAAAATTGAGTTGAAAGATAAGACGGCTGAATATGATAATGTTGATTTCTTCTTAACAATGGAAGATTCGATTGCACCGAAGATCTCGAATGTTATTATGAAAGACCGGAATCATTTGCAGATCGAATTTAATAAACCGGTTGACAGCACAAGAATCTCCGGTGATAATTTTATTCTTTATGATTCTACCGCGAACAAAAAAATAATTCCGAAATATTTCTTCAAAGGTGAAGGAAGACCAAATCAGTTTTATGCTTCGTTTACAGATTCACTTGAAAAGAAAGAAGGTTGGGTGCTGATCTCTAAGAATATTCCCGATATGAAAAACAATTTATCTTCCGAAGAAAAAAATTCTTTTGCGATCAAAAATGACCGCGACACACTCGCATTGAGAATAATTAAATCTGCCGGATTACTTCCCGGAGAAAAAGTTGATTTCGAAGAACCGATATTAATGCTCAACTTTAATGATGCGGTAGAATTCTCAACTGTGAAAGAGAGACTTAGCATTCAAGATGCGAAAGGGAAAAAGATTCCGCTTGAAGTTGAACGAGCTGATGATGCTTCTTTCTTAATTCGTTTGTCTGAAAAATTAAAGCAGAGTACGGATTATACTTTAAAACTCAATCTGAAAAATTATTCCGATCTGTCCTGGAATAAAATTGATTCAGTATTCCAGAATAAATTTTCTACATCTAACGAACTTGATTTCAGCGGGGTAAGCGGGACAGTTTCGGTAAATGATTCAACGCAGACTTTTGTTGTGCTCGAAGCAGCAGAAATGGTGAAGAGAACTTACAAACAAAAAATTGATACGAAGAAAAATTTTGATTTCAAAAAAGTTATACCGGGGAAATATTTGGCTTGGAGTTTTAAGGATAAGAACAAGAACGGCAAATATGATTTCGGTACAATCTTTCCTTTTAAACTTTCCGAAGAATTTAAGTTTTACCCAGATACATTAAATCTCCGTGCACGCTGGCCAGTTGGCGGAGTGAATATAGATTTTCAAAAATAAATTACCCACCCCTCCGGCTTCGCCGTTTCCCCTCCTTGGAAGAGACTTAAGGGGTGGGTGTGTAAAATATTTCTTGACAACCTTCAATCTTAAATCTATGTTAAACCAAGATTATATTTTCTCCTTCTTCTTATCTATTACAAATATTCTTATAGAATTTATTTTCGGAAATAAAATATCTATAGATCTTTCTGCCTGGGAAAAAATAATAATGTTTCTTATTCCGCGTTAGTTTTTGTTTAATTAAAAATATATTAATGAGGTGATCTATGTTAAATAAAAAAATAACACTCTTTATTTTCTCGTTCGTACTTCTATTAAGCACTACTAAAATTTATTCACAAGGCTATAAATTCGAATCAATTAAAACTTATGAGGGTGGTCGCGATGATATTAATAGAGAAGCAAGAGTTTATGAAAATTCCTACAACCAAATTAGCACAAGATACATAAGGTGTGAGGTTGCACTAAAAAATAATTTATACGGAACTCAGTCACAGACACATAAGGCAAAATGGAATTATTACAAACCGGATGGGAGTCTTTTTGGAACAGTATCAGATGATTGGACAATTGAAAGTAGTTGGGAAACTACCTGGTTTTCCAGAGGTTGGGGATGGGATGAACCCGGCAATTGGGAAAACGGCAAGTACTTAATAGAATTTTATTTGGATGATAATTATATCGCTTCAATTAGTTTTTTCATTGTGGGTACTAATAGAATTTCTCCTACTATTAGTTATAAATCTTTAAGGTTTTTTGAAAATCCAATTGTTGCGGTGGAACAGGATAAAAGAATTTATTCAACAACATTTTCTAAAAGTAAAGCGCGGTATATTCGTTATGAAGTTTATGTAGATAACCTGCTTTATAATATTAGCGATAATCAGATTACTCTAAATGCTACTTATTATAACGGAAATAATGAGATAGTGGGTCAACCTGTATTAAACTTTAATATTCCAATGAGCTGGTCGGCGGGTTATCTTCATCATGGTTGGGGATGGGATGAACCTGGAAATTGGAAGCCTGGTAATTACAAAGTTGAGATTAGATATTTGAATGACTTATTTGCAGTTAGTTACTTTACAATTACGAATGATTAAAGAGTCAGAATAATACTTTTGAATTGATTGAACCGGTTGCTTAAACGAAAAGTTTTAGTCAATGTATGGACCTTGACTGCTAAGAAAAAACTTCTTGACAACCTTCTTCTATAAATTTATGTTGATGAAGGGATAATCTTCTTAAACTTCTTTTTACCCCGGGGAAAAGATGATGACTACTTTTTTTGAAATAGATTATTGGCAGTAGAATTAATAGTTATACAACAAAAGAGAATATCAATTGGAAACCAAAATATTAAAATGGTTGGAAAAACAAGGCTATCCATTAGAGATGTATGTTTCTCAAAAATTTAGAGAAAGAAAATTTACGGTTTCTCAGTCGATCTATTATTATGACTATGAATTTAATATAAATCGAGAAATTGACGTGTTAGCTCATAAAGGAATATGTATTGAAGATAGATTTGCTTCGATAGATTATATAATCGAATGTAAATCGTCAAAAAAACCTTGGTTATTGTTTTCAACTAAAAAAGAAATTTCTTACGACCCTATTATTGAGGCAGAGCGATATATACACAACGAAAATGCTACCTCTCTTATTGTACATTTAAGCTCAACCGACCTAATAAAAAAACTATATCCTTTTTACTATGACTTTGGTACAACTGGTTATGGTCTCACTCAAGCATTCACTTCGGGAAATGATATAGCTTATAAAGCTATTAATACTCTGTCAAAATATTGTAATTCTGCGATTAGATCCTCAAATGGTAAAATGTATCCCGATAGTAAAATTATTATTCCAATTCTCGTTATTGATACTCCTCTTTTTGAGGTTACACTGTCTGAGAATTATGAACAAAAAATTGAAAGAAAAAATATTGGTTGTTTGTCTTTTAATCATGTCACAATTATAGTTGTTATCAGAGAATATCTTGATGAATTTTGCATATTGATAAATGATTCTTCTGAGTGGTTACTTGAATACTGTAAAGCCAATTTACAAACTATACAACTTGAACATGAAAAATCGATAAAAAGTCTTTACAATAATATGGATAAGTAATTGATTGTCGTTGCAAGCCACTCAACACGGACAGCGTTTTTCAAAGTGGCATTTGTTCAATTATAAAGTTGCATTTGGAAAAGTTAGTTGCTCTTTAAAGTAGGTTGTTCTTAGAAATATTTTTATAAATAAAAGTTGCAACTGTTAATTGGCATTGCTGTTCTGCTGCCGGTTAGTTGAGACGACGTTCAGTGGCTAATAAAACGGAGGATTTATGTTTTGTCCTAAATGTGGAAATCAAAACAGTGAAGAAGTCAAATTTTGTTCTAATTGTGGTAATAGTCTTGTGAGTGTGAATACTCAACGGTTATCTACACATGCATTTGAAGAATCAGAAGAAAAAGATACTCCGGTTGCACTTATTATTATTACTTGGTTACTAATAATTTTTAGTCTTTTCCCGATGGGGCAAGTAAGTCTGCTGATAAGTATCGCCATTTTATTTTGTTCCGTTTTATTACTTTTTTCAAAAAATTCTACTGGGAAAACTAATGGATGGGTGGTTTTAATAATTTGGATAATTACATTTATCATAGGTTTTTTAGGTGCATTAAATAAAGGTATTCACTACAACTAGAGGCATTTGCACGGTAGTCAAGGACCACTCCTTGACGAAAATAAATAACTCTCAATCAAGGTATGGACCTTGACTGCCAAGGGAAAGATTGGATTCAGCTAATTGTATAAGTAATATCTCTTAGAAAGTTTTCTGAACCAGTCAATATCTTTGTGTAGAAGTTTCTTTATATCATCCACTTGGAATCGCTTCGAGAATTTTAATCTTACTCTATCAGTTCCCATTACAAGATCAAACATCTTCATACGATTTGTTGTTGCAAGAGTAAACGGGTTTGTATCGGGATATAGTTTGTGATAGACTTGCAGAAAATAAAATTGAAGTTCAAGCAAGTTAACTTTTTCAAAATCGGTGATATGAATCTGCACACCGTTAAGTATTTGATCTTTCCAATCACCGTAAAGAACTTTGTAAGAAATCGGACGGAATAAAACTCCGGGTAAATCAAGAGCGTTCATTTTAACAGCAAGAGTATCGGCATCAATCCATTCAGCCGCAAATGTTTGAAAGGGAAGTGTATAAGTAATTCCAATTCCAAAAACGACAAGTTCACCCAGCACTCCGCTTGCAACAAGATAAGAAGGAGTTTCCATATACGGAACGTTCGGGGAAGTAGGAACCCAGATCAATCCGGTATCCTTAAAAAGCATATTTCTTTCCCAGCCTTCCATCTTAACAACTTTGAGTTTGCACTTAACTTTGTTGCCGAGCGCACTTTTTGTGTTGATAAGATTTGCAAGTTCGCCGCAAGTTAATCCGTACACATAAGGAATTGCATAATTGCCAACGAAGGATCTGAAATCATCTTCAACAACATTTCCTTCAATTCGCAATCCACCTAAAGGATTAGGACGATCTAAAACTATGAATTGAATTTTATTTTCTGCTGCTGCTTCCATTGCAAGTCCAAGTGTAGAGATGTAAGTATACGAACGAACGCCGATATCTTGAATATCATAAACTAGTGCATCAATTCCTTCCAACATTTCTTTTGTAGGTTTAGCGGTCTTGCCGTAGAGTGCAAAATATTTTATTCCGGTTAATGTATCTGTGTAGCTTTCGAAAGATTGTCCGGAACCAACTAATCCTTTTAATCCGTGTTCGGGAGAAAATACTGCGGCGAGTTTAAAATTATCCGCGTGTTTGAAAAGATCGAGAGTTGATTCTAATTTACTGTTAACTCCGGTATGGTTTGTAATTAATCCTACGCGTTTACCGGTGAGAAGGGAAAAATGATCTTCTTGAAGTACATCTATACCGAGAGAGACTTTCTGTGCTGAACAAACATTAACAAAAAAAACTGCTAACAAAAAAAATCTTTTCATTTCGTTCGCACTACTTTCACAACTTGTTCTACTAGTCTATCGCTAGTAAGTGTAATCTCTTCAATTAAAATGTCAGCGGTCTTTTCCAATTCAGCGGCGATAGTCTGATTGCTCAAAGAAGAACAATTGATCAATACATTCAAGTAAGCGCCTTTGGCTGCCGTTCCTACTAGTGCGGCAGCAACTCCGGCATCAGAAATAGAATTTTTATTTCCCTTATCAATTATGATTTCCAAAATAGGAAGAAGTGCTTTCGATGTTTGAATAACATCCATCGGAGCTGAAGTTGCGCCGATAGTTGCTTCTTCAATTGCTTTAGAGCGGATATTTTTTTCTTGTTCAGTTTCTTTCGGCAATTTAAATGCATCCATAACTTTATCGAATGATGCATTATCCTGTTGCCCAAGTTCTATAAATTTTTTTTGTATTTTTTCTAAATTATCTTTTAAGTTGATCATTTGCAGTTCTACATCTGCATATTTCTTTTTACCGATCGTAAGATTGCAGACCATTATTCCCAAACTTGAAGAAAGAGTTCCGCATAATGCAGCTACATTTCCTCCACCTGGAGTTGGTGAGTTGGATGAGAGTTCGTTGAAATATTCTTGTAAAGTTTTTGAGAGATTCATTTAATATCCTTTTTTTTGAACCACCCCCTTTTATTCCCCCTCCTTAGTACAAGGAGGGGGACAATGGGGGAGGTTAAATCATATACTCAATTATTTTTTCTTCCGGCTTAAACGGATGAAGCGCGCTTAGTCCTAATTTTTCAATGGCAATGTTCACTAAACTCTTTTCATCTTTCTCTTTACCATTCGAATAGAATCTTCCTGCTTGCAGCATTGCCTCAAGCGGAACCAATCCGACAATCTCACTTCCATTAACTTCAACACCGAGTCGTGCGGCTTCTTTCTTAACTTCTTCGAATGCAACATGCATTGGTGTTATATTATAGTTAGTTAAGTTCATCGAAACTTGTGAGATGCTATATTTTTCAAGAGCAACTCCCATTCCTTTTACTTCTTTCAACCGTCCAGGAACTTTTATTGTCTTTCCGTCAACTTTTATAACATTCCCATTCTCATCACGTTTAGCATAACCACTCTCTCTTAATATTTCGCCAATCTCTTTTGAGTATTTAACATCATTAGATTTAATGTTTACATTATATGCAATTAGAAAGAACCGTGAGCCGGTAACTATTGCACCAAGTTTTGGATTAAAAACGGGTTCACCATAATCGGGAAGCCAATTATTATCTTTCAATTTTTCTTCAAGACCTTCGTATTCACCCTGACGTATACTTGATAAACTTTTTCTGTCTACTTTACGGGCGGCATTTTCATAAAGATAGACCGGAACTTTTAAATCTTGAGAAATAATTTTTGCAAACTCTTCCGAAATCTTAACGCATTCTTCCGTAGTTACATTTGCAACCGGAACGAATGGAACGACATCAATCGCACCGAGACGCGGATGTTCTCCTTTGTGTGTGCGCATATCAATCAATGATGCAGCAGTTCTGCAAGCATTTAATGTTCCGTTTAATATTCCTTCTTCATTTCCTGCTAATGTTACAACAACACGATTATAATCTCCATCCGGTTCAAGACTTAATAATTTTACATCTTTAGTTTTAGCTACGGCTTCTTTTATCGCTTCAAATGTTTTTTGATTTTTCCCTTCACTGAAATTCGGGACGCACTCAATAATTTTCATAAAGTATCCGCTCTCTGAAAAATGATTTGACCTTTTTTAATTGTGTATTTGTTCAAATTGATTCCAATGCTATAAATTATTTCTTGGTAATCTTTAGCAGCAAAAACTGCAAAATCCGCTTGCTTACCGACCTCAATGCTTCCCGACTTATCATTTAATCCGAGCGCTGCAGACGCATTTATGGTAACAGCAGAAATAATTTCTTCGGCACTCATTTTCATTTTAAGTGTGGCAAGCTGCATAATAAAATGAAGATTGGAAATATGTGATGATCCAGGATTATAATCAGTCGCCAAAGCAACAATCGCATTATGTTCGATCAACTTTCTTGCGGGCGCATAATCATAATCTAAAAAGAATGATACACCTGGCAATAGAACTGAAACTGTTTCGCTCTTTGCTAATTTCGGGATATCATCTTCGTTAATTACTTCAAGATGATCAACAGAAAGGGCTTTGTGTTTCAATGCAACTTCTAAACCGCCGATATTATTAAACTGTTCTGTATGAAGACGTAATTTGTAACCAAGTTTTTTTGCTCTGGTAAAAATCTTATCAACTTCATCGGAAGAGAACGCAGACTTCTCACAAAATGCATCAACAGAATCTGAAAGTTTATTCTTAATGATGTAGGGGAGAAGCTCTTTAATGATAAGATCTAAATATTGTTTGTGATCGTTCTTATATTCGGGAGGATAAGTATGAGCACCTAAAAATGTAGAAATTATTTCTATCTGTGAATGAGTTTTAAAATAATTTATAACTTGAAGAAGTTTTATCTCATCGTAAAAACTTAATCCGTATCCGCTCTTGATCTCTAAAG is a window encoding:
- a CDS encoding zinc-ribbon domain-containing protein; its protein translation is MFCPKCGNQNSEEVKFCSNCGNSLVSVNTQRLSTHAFEESEEKDTPVALIIITWLLIIFSLFPMGQVSLLISIAILFCSVLLLFSKNSTGKTNGWVVLIIWIITFIIGFLGALNKGIHYN
- the tsaD gene encoding tRNA (adenosine(37)-N6)-threonylcarbamoyltransferase complex transferase subunit TsaD — its product is MMNVLGIESSCDETSVAVISDGKLLSNLISSQDFHNIYGGVVPELSSRAHLQILLPLVKKSLQESGISLNQIDLVCATAGPGLIGALLVGLTFAKGLSYSLQKPFVPVNHIEGHIFSGFLMKDKPAFPYLCLVVSGGHTLLLLVESDTQITKLGSTIDDAAGEAFDKISKLLGLGYPGGPKIQEVAEDRKTDFADFPIARCKNEYDFSFSGLKTSVLRFIQKEYGDASKIPAADIPLIAASFQYSAVRALLNNTEKALNKFNVSSISLVGGVAANKMLHDEFQKLALKYKKNLVIPSLEFCGDNAAMIAYRGLKLHQAGIKYRYDFNAYPSLSDYSFIK
- the coaE gene encoding dephospho-CoA kinase (Dephospho-CoA kinase (CoaE) performs the final step in coenzyme A biosynthesis.) codes for the protein MKKKLKIAITGGIGSGKSSVSKIIESFGFPVIKTDDLAKELMLKDESIKKKIIKSFGKESFTEKGINTKYLADNVFINKEKVEKINSIIHPPTIRKIEEISKKFFKKHNLVFVESALVYEAKIQKLFDYVILIYAEEEIRIARKIENNSMNRLDVEKRMSFQIPDEKKTDRAHFVIDNNSTFDKLETRTKFVIELIKAAIV
- a CDS encoding Ig-like domain-containing protein; the protein is MAKNSKSIIKILAVISLILFARCANQLPPGGGEVDAVPPKIIEVYPENGTINYHEDYFEISFSKYVDKRSVQDAIFISPALQKPLKYNWSGKTLTVYFNDTLKANTTYTVSIGTDVKDVNNGNKMAESLTFAFSTGNKIDKGKIKGKIYDTSPEGVMIFAYQTNGKEADPTKQKPDYVSQAGKNGIYSLLGLRDGDYSVFAIRDKFRDLLYQKNEDGFGVQNKKIELKDKTAEYDNVDFFLTMEDSIAPKISNVIMKDRNHLQIEFNKPVDSTRISGDNFILYDSTANKKIIPKYFFKGEGRPNQFYASFTDSLEKKEGWVLISKNIPDMKNNLSSEEKNSFAIKNDRDTLALRIIKSAGLLPGEKVDFEEPILMLNFNDAVEFSTVKERLSIQDAKGKKIPLEVERADDASFLIRLSEKLKQSTDYTLKLNLKNYSDLSWNKIDSVFQNKFSTSNELDFSGVSGTVSVNDSTQTFVVLEAAEMVKRTYKQKIDTKKNFDFKKVIPGKYLAWSFKDKNKNGKYDFGTIFPFKLSEEFKFYPDTLNLRARWPVGGVNIDFQK
- the rny gene encoding ribonuclease Y; its protein translation is MQSDLIIVIAVAAILVVLSFVLGWFINSKMGRNSLSVAKEKAQSIIDDAEKEAKHTKREKLLEVKDEWLKKKQEFDTEVNAKKQKLQNHEKQLESREESLEKKYEVVTQKEKVLKDAEKTFTTQKEDFDRKHTELDHLISEQNVRLEKIAGLTSEDAKKMLMENMVNKAKTDAAQSIKEVRDQAKIDAKKEAQRITIQAIQRTAVDHSVESTVSVVQIQNDEMKGRIIGREGRNIRAFEAATGVDVIVDDTPEAVILSAFDQFRREVARISLERLIADGRIHPARIEEIVAKVELELDEEIQKEGENTLIQLGLHGLHIELVKHIGRMKYRSSYGQNLLQHSIEVAYLTGIMAAELGFDTNLARRAGLLHDVGKTIDRNVEGPHALLGYDLVKKYNEHPIVVNAVGSHHEDIEMEHPIAALVQAADAISGARPGARREPLESYVKRLENLEAIAKSFEGVAKTYAIQAGREVRVIVEPDKVDDVFSDRLAADIAQKIQEDMEYPGQIKVTVIREVRKIAYAK
- the mltG gene encoding endolytic transglycosylase MltG: MTKQKISAKRFLSRTQFYVVALFFVFILAALLFTFYSPNYYEHESPYRIDIKRGESLTNVIDSLYEHKIIPSKLKMKIISFVYGVEKKVKAGRYDIPNGLSYVKLIELLVNGSPAEQVSVTLPEGIWQSEIAQILREKLNIDSSRVIGLSTSRSFINSLGLNTKSLEGYLLPETYYFYPNSTAEEILRKLKLQMDKVFTPEIEKQMAELKMTKHQILTLASIIDGESNLVSEFKTISGVYHNRLKIGMALQADPTVQYLIREKHKNKILKKDLLIDSKFNTYKYTGLPPAPINNPGKDAIMAALYPEKHNYLFFVANGDGGHTFSRTVEEHEKNVMKYRQWRKTQNQ
- a CDS encoding proline dehydrogenase family protein, which gives rise to MKVINDALVGFVKLLPRSVVHIFAKKYIAGETLEDAVRVVKGLNDKGILATIDVLGESVNTKKESGQAMKECLMVLDTINEHKLNSNLSLKPTQLGLIIDKQFCFEQISAILEKAKSYNNFVRIDMEDSSTTDATLELHSKLKKKYSNVGVVVQSYLKRTYSDVREQNKLGTNYRICKGIYVEPAEIAFKERQQVRDNFLKTLEKIFDDGNYVGIATHDDYLVKGAYELIKKKNIPKDKYEFQMLYGINEYLRDKIKADGHKIRIYVPFGEHWYKYSIRRLQENPQLAWYITKSIFSFN